From the genome of Biomphalaria glabrata chromosome 17, xgBioGlab47.1, whole genome shotgun sequence, one region includes:
- the LOC106051163 gene encoding sodium-dependent phosphate transporter 1-B-like isoform X1, whose amino-acid sequence MSDLTSEWLWIVILAFIISFFLAFGIGANDVANAFGTSVGSKVISLLWACILASIFEVLGAVLIGYRVSDTIRKGIIDPMQYNNSEKLLAMGNLSALTGSCIWMFIATLFRLPVSATHSIVGATVGFSLVAKGTRGVSWEKLGFIVGSWFFSPVMSGIMSALLFLFVRKMVLNKEKPLEPGLTLLPLFYAFTVCINALSVFLDGSELLHFNKIPLYGSFILSIGLALIVGVLVRYLVVPWMRRKIIAEITFQVKAEENKCLEAEDEDADKEERKITRAENKKILDLFSRLRRKRKSITLKEADGECTKSLNENGAALDGERHWNSNGNGVAGRDVQLMLLNTEINETASAGNSTTLLVAKPEVEIVEAEVEVVGSNDRKHLARELIKDKPETKMLFSFLQILTAIFGSFAHGGNDVSNAIGPLIGVWMIYNEGSVAQKAPTPIWILIYGGAGISIGLWVLGRRVIKTMGEDLSKITPSSGFCIEIGAATTVLVASYFALPISTTHCKVGSIIFTGRVRSNENVDWSLFRNIFIAWVVTLPASGALSALMMFLLEQFAL is encoded by the exons ATGTCTGACCTTACCAGTGAGTGGCTTTGGATTGTTATCCTCGCCTTCATCATATCCTTCTTTCTGGCTTTTGGCATCGGAGCCAATGATGTGGCCAATGCGTTTGGAACATCTGTGGGGTCCAAGGTGATTTCCCTCCTCTGGGCCTGCATCCTGGCATCTATCTTTGAAGTACTGGGAGCAGTGTTAATAG GTTATAGGGTGTCTGATACAATACGGAAAGGTATTATAGACCCTATGCAGTATAACAATTCTGAGAAGCTGTTAGCTATGGGAAATCTTTCAGCATTAACAG ggTCATGCATATGGATGTTCATAGCAACGTTGTTTCGCCTTCCTGTGTCTGCTACTCATAGTATAGTAGGAGCCACTGTGGGCTTCAGTCTTGTAGCCAAAGGAACAAGGGGTGTCAGCTGGGAAAAGCTTGGCTTCATTG TTGGTTCATGGTTTTTCTCCCCTGTCATGTCTGGAATCATGTCtgcattgttatttttatttgtacgaAAAATGGTTTTGAACAAG gAAAAACCTCTAGAACCAGGTCTGACATTGCTTCCATTATTTTATGCTTTCACTGTTTGTATCAATGCATTATCTGTCTTTCTGGATGGTTCTGAAC ttttacattttaacaaAATTCCACTCTATGGAAGTTTTATCCTGTCCATTGGTTTGGCTCTGATTGTCGGTGTACTAGTCAGGTATTTGGTGGTGCCATGGATGAGGAGAAAAATTATTGCTG AAATAACATTTCAAGTCAAAG CTGAGGAAAATAAATGCTTGGAAGCCGAGGATGAGGACGCTGATAAGGAGGAAAGGAAGATAACTAGGGctgagaacaaaaaaatattagatttgTTCTCCAGGCTTAGGAGGAAGAGAAAATCTATAa CTTTAAAAGAGGCTGATGGTGAATGTACAAAAAgtttaaatgaaaatggagctgcactagatggagagagacactGGAACTCTAATGGCAATGGAGTAGCTGGCAGGGAT GTGCAACTGATGTTGTTGAATACAGAAATCAATGAAACAGCCTCGGCTGGCAATTCAACCACTCTATTAGTCG CCAAGCCTGAAGTAGAAATTGTAGAAGCTGAAGtg GAAGTAGTGGGGAGTAATGACCGAAAACATCTTGCCAGGGAACTCATCAAAGACAAGCCAGAAACCAAAATGCTGTTTTCATTCCTTCAAATTCTGACAGCAATATTTGGTTCATTTGCTCATGGTGGCAATGATGTCAG TAATGCCATTGGTCCACTGATTGGGGTCTGGATGATCTATAATGAGGGCAGTGTTGCACAAAAAGCGCCCACCCCTATTTGGATATTGATATACGGTGGGGCTGGTATCAGCATCGGTTTATGGGTTTTAGGCAGACGGGTCATCAAGACAATGGGAGAAGACTTGTCCAAAATCACACCATCCAG tGGCTTTTGCATTGAAATCGGAGCCGCCACCACAGTGTTAGTTGCTTCTTACTTTGCCCTTCCAATCTCCACCACTCACTGTAAGGTCGGCTCCATCATATTCACAGGTCGGGTGCGGTCCAACGAGAATGTGGACTGGTCACTTTTCAGGAACATATTCATCGCCTGGGTGGTCACGCTGCCTGCCTCCGGTGCCCTGAGTGCCTTGATGATGTTTCTGCTTGAGCAGTTTGCTCTCTGA
- the LOC106051163 gene encoding sodium-dependent phosphate transporter 1-A-like isoform X2 encodes MSDLTSEWLWIVILAFIISFFLAFGIGANDVANAFGTSVGSKVISLLWACILASIFEVLGAVLIGYRVSDTIRKGIIDPMQYNNSEKLLAMGNLSALTGSCIWMFIATLFRLPVSATHSIVGATVGFSLVAKGTRGVSWEKLGFIVGSWFFSPVMSGIMSALLFLFVRKMVLNKEKPLEPGLTLLPLFYAFTVCINALSVFLDGSELLHFNKIPLYGSFILSIGLALIVGVLVRYLVVPWMRRKIIAAEENKCLEAEDEDADKEERKITRAENKKILDLFSRLRRKRKSITLKEADGECTKSLNENGAALDGERHWNSNGNGVAGRDVQLMLLNTEINETASAGNSTTLLVAKPEVEIVEAEVEVVGSNDRKHLARELIKDKPETKMLFSFLQILTAIFGSFAHGGNDVSNAIGPLIGVWMIYNEGSVAQKAPTPIWILIYGGAGISIGLWVLGRRVIKTMGEDLSKITPSSGFCIEIGAATTVLVASYFALPISTTHCKVGSIIFTGRVRSNENVDWSLFRNIFIAWVVTLPASGALSALMMFLLEQFAL; translated from the exons ATGTCTGACCTTACCAGTGAGTGGCTTTGGATTGTTATCCTCGCCTTCATCATATCCTTCTTTCTGGCTTTTGGCATCGGAGCCAATGATGTGGCCAATGCGTTTGGAACATCTGTGGGGTCCAAGGTGATTTCCCTCCTCTGGGCCTGCATCCTGGCATCTATCTTTGAAGTACTGGGAGCAGTGTTAATAG GTTATAGGGTGTCTGATACAATACGGAAAGGTATTATAGACCCTATGCAGTATAACAATTCTGAGAAGCTGTTAGCTATGGGAAATCTTTCAGCATTAACAG ggTCATGCATATGGATGTTCATAGCAACGTTGTTTCGCCTTCCTGTGTCTGCTACTCATAGTATAGTAGGAGCCACTGTGGGCTTCAGTCTTGTAGCCAAAGGAACAAGGGGTGTCAGCTGGGAAAAGCTTGGCTTCATTG TTGGTTCATGGTTTTTCTCCCCTGTCATGTCTGGAATCATGTCtgcattgttatttttatttgtacgaAAAATGGTTTTGAACAAG gAAAAACCTCTAGAACCAGGTCTGACATTGCTTCCATTATTTTATGCTTTCACTGTTTGTATCAATGCATTATCTGTCTTTCTGGATGGTTCTGAAC ttttacattttaacaaAATTCCACTCTATGGAAGTTTTATCCTGTCCATTGGTTTGGCTCTGATTGTCGGTGTACTAGTCAGGTATTTGGTGGTGCCATGGATGAGGAGAAAAATTATTGCTG CTGAGGAAAATAAATGCTTGGAAGCCGAGGATGAGGACGCTGATAAGGAGGAAAGGAAGATAACTAGGGctgagaacaaaaaaatattagatttgTTCTCCAGGCTTAGGAGGAAGAGAAAATCTATAa CTTTAAAAGAGGCTGATGGTGAATGTACAAAAAgtttaaatgaaaatggagctgcactagatggagagagacactGGAACTCTAATGGCAATGGAGTAGCTGGCAGGGAT GTGCAACTGATGTTGTTGAATACAGAAATCAATGAAACAGCCTCGGCTGGCAATTCAACCACTCTATTAGTCG CCAAGCCTGAAGTAGAAATTGTAGAAGCTGAAGtg GAAGTAGTGGGGAGTAATGACCGAAAACATCTTGCCAGGGAACTCATCAAAGACAAGCCAGAAACCAAAATGCTGTTTTCATTCCTTCAAATTCTGACAGCAATATTTGGTTCATTTGCTCATGGTGGCAATGATGTCAG TAATGCCATTGGTCCACTGATTGGGGTCTGGATGATCTATAATGAGGGCAGTGTTGCACAAAAAGCGCCCACCCCTATTTGGATATTGATATACGGTGGGGCTGGTATCAGCATCGGTTTATGGGTTTTAGGCAGACGGGTCATCAAGACAATGGGAGAAGACTTGTCCAAAATCACACCATCCAG tGGCTTTTGCATTGAAATCGGAGCCGCCACCACAGTGTTAGTTGCTTCTTACTTTGCCCTTCCAATCTCCACCACTCACTGTAAGGTCGGCTCCATCATATTCACAGGTCGGGTGCGGTCCAACGAGAATGTGGACTGGTCACTTTTCAGGAACATATTCATCGCCTGGGTGGTCACGCTGCCTGCCTCCGGTGCCCTGAGTGCCTTGATGATGTTTCTGCTTGAGCAGTTTGCTCTCTGA